A portion of the Bombus pascuorum chromosome 8, iyBomPasc1.1, whole genome shotgun sequence genome contains these proteins:
- the LOC132910034 gene encoding dystonin isoform X2, translating into MSTQAYYKERLGFDPADTVAEHHREQRSQHGYEESLSKFKGQNENGFSWMMEGRENWRVEGATEHRSGSTQAFWGCWAMFIEAHDERDAIQKKTFTKWVNKHLKKHWKYVKTYTCLHVCVLVNNQPCCSPTASRHVGDLFEDLRDGHNLISLLEVLSGEHLPRERGRMRFHMLQNVQMALDFLRYKKIKLVNIRAEDIVDGNPKLTLGLIWTIILHFQSWRRKISDIVVGQESNVTAREALLRWARRSTARYPGVRVTDFTGSWRDGLAFSALIHRNRPDLVDWKGARASQPRERLDRVFYVAEREYGVTRLLDPEDVDTPEPDEKSLITYISSLYDVFPEPPTIHPLYDAEDQRRSEEYRELASSLHMWIREKMCLMQERVFPPTLIEMKNLAAGSTKFKNEEVPPRYRDKQRLSYIFRDLQKYFEAVGEVDIEPHLRIEVIEENWNRLMMLHQEREQAIIDEIKRLERLQRLAEKVHREMKATDNRLEELERRVEDEARRLDRLHPLEAKHAVDLLEQDIRNTEVQIQNIFPDVHTLTEGRYSQAAELRKRVQKLHQRWVALRSLLHKRLVQPLSAVSFPVEERVVTKHRTTVHETRLVDTNPHFRALHDCIDWCKAKIKQLQDADYGSDLPSVQNELEVHQREHKNIEQFHPKVERCVQAKSHFHAEELTLYSQHLTVLQKLHTELLAASNKRLSDLDTLHDFIQSATNELVWLSSKEETEVTRDWSDKNLNVQSIEQYYERTFGSGIESLMSDLEKREIQFSAVQDRGEALVLQHHPAAKTIEAYMSAMQSQWTWLLQLTLCLEVHLKHAAQSQQFFRDVQQAEQWISKRDESLNTIYSQSEFSLDEGERLLKGMQELREELNSYGDHVQKLVDQAKDVVPMKQRRQPVTRPMQVTCVCSYKQVNMSIEKGEQCTLYDNSGRIKWRVKNQEGVESPVPGVCFALQPPDKDALDAAERLRRQYDRSVGLWQRKQLRLRQNMIFATIKVVKGWDLPQFLAMGQDQRTAIRKALNEDAEKLLSEGDPADPQLRRLKRETAEVNKLFDELEKRARAEEESKNAGRIFNEQISAIQEALDEAERVLNTRIAAPLPRDIDSLEHLVLQHKDFEQTLKRQTPDLDKVQQTFRGITLKTPAMRNKLDAVTTKWTNIWNSSNLYIERLKCVEIVLSSLEENTTSVSELEVKLASFDELPPDLKGLQNVLEDLMVLQNAISQQQTAMDKLNEDTQNARHVVEKSRPSHRGSHSDMDRLDDEVNKLNSRWTNLCAQLVERVRSAEAAYGLAQQLEHAYRNEVDFIDESYEKLEVENAKNLLNKVVERAPAIEAVNVTGSRLIREGKIYGQRLRAFTEQLEDICPSLDASVKKPRREFVSTVDDVARDLDTLNKRYTTLVDLLQERVTQLAAQQTEETSQQFQEALEGLQKWLTDTEEMVSNQKSPSSDYNVVKAQLQEQKFLKKMLMDQQNSMSSSYNMGQEVAAEAEPKERKKIEKQLKDLMARFDNLTESAAKRMEALEQAMGVAKQFQDKLIPLQTWLDKTEKRVRDMELVPTDEEKIQQRVTEHDGLHEDILSKKPEFSELTEVASQLMSLVGEDEAAALADKLQDAADRYAALVERSESLGNLLQRSRQGLRHLVLSYQELQAWMEGMEIRLSKYRVLAVHTEKLLQQMEDLADLTEEVSTRQTEVDSTTDTGLELMKHISSDEALQLKDKLDSLQRRFNDLVSRGSDLLKHAQESLPLVQQFHDNHNRLMDWMQAAESALQSAEPREDEIIRLEMEISEYRPVLDKINAVGPQLSQLSPGEGAATIEALVTRDNRRFAAIAEQIQRKAERLQLSKQRSLEVIGDIDDLLEWFHEVDNQLREAEPPSSEPEIIRVQLKEHKALNDDISSQKGRVRDVISTAKKVIRENGQYEDKSTIRENMEDLRETMEIVSGLSMDRLGALEQALPLAEHLRDTHIDLVSWLEEAEQQVAMLPMPALRPDLIAAQQDKNEFLVQSINEHKPLVEKLNKTGEALLKLCNEEEGIKIQDILEADTTRYAALRAELRGRQQTLEQALQESSQFSDKLEGMLRALSSTADQVNGAEPISAHPGRLRDQMEENSALVDELAQRSEAYAAVRRAADDVISKAGNRADPAVKDIKRKLDKLNKLWSDVQKSTTDRGQTLDEALAIAEKFWSELNGVMSTLRELQDALAGQAPPAAQPAAIQQQQVALQEIRHEIDQTKPDVEQVRASGHELMGLCGEPDKPDVRKHIEDLDQAWDNVTALYARREENLIDAMEKAMEFHETLQNLLEFLQEAEDKFSSMGLLGSDIDEVKKQIKQLANFKAEVDPHMVKVEALNRQAAELTERTSSEQAAAIKEPLGAVNRRWDGLLRGLVERQRLLENALLRLGQFQHALDELLVWIEKTDDTLDNLKAVAGDPQVIEVELAKLKVLVNDIQAHQTSVDTLNDAGRQLIEDGKGTAEASTTAEKLGTLNRRWRDLLQRAADRQRELEDALREAQTFTAEIQDLLSWLGDVDNTIVASKPVGGLPETASEQLERFMEVYNELEQNRLKVESVLQQGQAYLKRADSTSAGGLNHNLRTLKQRWDNVTARASDKKIKLEIALKEATEFHDALQSFVDWLTNAEKILTNLKPVSRVMETILGQIEEHKAFQKDVGVHRETMLNLDKKGTHLKYFSQKQDVILIKNLLISVQHRWERVVSKSAERTRALDHGYKEAREFHDAWSNIMNWLDETEKTLDEVASDGALGGNDPEKIKARLNKHRELQKALSAKQGTYDATMKNGKSLKDKAPKSDEFALKELLNELKNKWTTVCGKCVDRQRKLEEALLFSGQFKDAIQALLEWLSKSEKQLADTGPLYGDLDTVMNLVEQHKTFEKDLESRVSQMESVIKTGRELLAKATPDDASAIGSQLAEINNLWDTVTKLSSDKTERLQEALREAERLHKAVHVLLEWLSDAEMKLRFAGQLPEDEQESRNQLMEHEKFLRELSTKEIEKDQTLELAHVILAKAHPDGALVIKHWITIIQSRWEEVSTWAQQRNQRLENHMRGLQDLDNLLEELLSWLEGLENTLNALEAEPLPDDKATLEMLIVDHREFMENTSRRQNEVDRVCKARQIKSAKDTMKITKAKSPAPTRASPGRERTPDSLPHIGPRFPPKGSKGAEPEFRSPRVKLLWDRWRHVWMLAWERQRRLQDKYNYIQELDRVANFSWEDWRKRFLKFMNHKKSRLTDLFRKMDKNNDGLIPREDFIQGIMNTKFETSRLEMGAVADLFDRHGEGLIDWKEFIAALRPDWEERRTYNDTDKIHDEVKRLVMLCTCRQKFRVFQVGEGKYRFGDSQKLRLVRILRSTVMVRVGGGWVALDEFLLKNDPCRVFLMPIPDPNKPEQHEGWCPLAKGRTNIELREQFILADGVSQTMTAFRSKPSPTSTLQRTPISSANAGPITKVRERSARSVPMGQSRASRSSLSAGTPDSLSDNESSFKLGSARKTSTPYRSSMTPGGSRPSSRPTSRPTSRPTSRPGSRPASRQGSKPPSRYGSTQSLDSTDDSTNVSRIPRRTAVSTTGNTPTSSRHNSVSGKRLSVNGSSSRPRTPTGLVSPASGVPARFGTIHRASSIPTLTGVGTPISRSRIPVYVGTDIKSPQSTTSNISTHSTQSNYSTVSTDSTGSSSMCTNSATNTSSAVKRARTRTPSSGSSTPLPPSLKLSRKPSGASDTSVSTTPATKRKGKPTPIDQRAPFRL; encoded by the exons CATTGGAAGTACGTGAAG ACTTACACGTGCCTACACGTGTGCGTCCTTGTGAACAACCAACCATGCTGTTCCCCCACT GCCAGCAGACATGTCGGAGATCTGTTCGAAGACCTGCGGGACGGGCACAACCTCATTTCCTTGCTGGAGGTACTCTCGGGCGAGCATCTT cCGCGAGAGAGAGGTCGGATGCGTTTCCACATGCTGCAGAATGTACAAATGGCTCTTGACTTTTTGCGCTATAAGAAGATCAAGCTCGTTAATATTCGTGCTGAAGACATTGTCGATGGAAACCCAAAGTTGACTCTAGGTTTGATATGGACCATCATACTTCACTTCCAG AGCTGGCGTCGCAAG aTATCCGATATTGTAGTGGGTCAGGAATCGAACGTGACTGCCCGTGAAGCTCTTCTGAGATGGGCCAGACGATCGACGGCGCGTTATCCTGGAGTGCGCGTTACGGACTTTACCGGATCGTGGAGGGATGGGCTAGCTTTCAGCGCATTAATCCATCGAAACAGACCAGATCTGGTCGATTGGAAAGGTGCTCGTGCTAGTCAACCACGAGAGCGGCTCGATCGGGTCTTCTACGTCGCGGAGCGCGAGTATGGCGTTACGAGGCTTCTCGATCCTGAAG ATGTGGACACTCCTGAACCGGATGAGAAGTCCTTGATAACGTACATCTCTTCGCTCTACGACGTGTTCCCGGAGCCGCCAACGATTCACCCGTTGTACGATGCCGAGGACCAGAGGCGCTCGGAGGAATATAGAGAGCTAGCTAGTTCCCTCCACATGTGGATCCGCGAAAAGATGTGCCTGATGCAGGAACGTGTCTTCCCGCCGACCttaatagaaatgaaaaatttggcGGCCGGCAGCACGAAATTCAAGAATGAGGAAGTACCGCCCAGATACAGAGACAAGCAACGACTTTCTTACATCTTCAGGGATTTGCAAAAGTACTTCGAAGCGGTCGGTGAGGTGGACATTGAACCTCACTTACGTATCGAGGTTATTGAAGAAAATTGGAATAGATTGATGATGCTGCATCAGGAAAGAGAACAGGCGATAATCGACGAAATTAAACG ACTCGAACGACTGCAACGACTAGCAGAGAAAGTGCACAGAGAGATGAAGGCGACCGACAATCGATTGGAGGAGCTCGAGAGACGAGTGGAGGACGAAGCCAGACGTCTCGATCGACTTCATCCTCTGGAAGCGAAACATGCGGTGGATCTTTTGGAACAGGATATTCGTAACACCGAGGTCCAGatccaaaatatttttccagacGTGCATACACTTACCGAGGGGCGATACAGTCAGGCGGCCGAACTTCGCAAAAG AGTTCAGAAGCTACATCAACGGTGGGTCGCCCTGCGATCTCTTCTTCATAAACGTTTGGTACAGCCGCTGTCGGCCGTATCTTTCCCGGTAGAAGAACGCGTCGTTACGAAACACCGTACTACCGTCCATGAAACCCGATTGGTCGACACCAATCCACATTTCCGTGCGTTACACGACTGCATCGACTGGTGTAAGGCGAAGATCAAACAGCTCCAGGATGCAGACTATGGCTCCGATTTACCTAGCGTGCAGAACGAACTGGAGGTTCACCAAAGGGAACACAAGAATATCGAGCAGTTCCATCCTAAAGTGGAGAGATGTGTGCAGGCTAAGAGCCACTTTCACGCCGAGGAACTGACATTGTATAGCCAACATCTAACTGTTCTTCAAAAACTTCACACTGAATTATTGGCGGCCTCGAATAAGAGACTTTCCGATTTGGACACTCTACATGACTTTATACAATCGGCGACTAATGAACTAGTTTGGCTGAGTTCTAAGGAGGAGACGGAGGTGACACGCGATTGGAGTGACAAGAATTTGAATGTGCAAAGTATCGAGCAGTATTACGAg CGTACGTTTGGATCTGGTATAGAG TCCCTTATGAGTGACCTAGAGAAGCGGGAGATTCAATTCTCCGCGGTGCAAGATCGAGGCGAAGCTCTGGTCCTTCAACATCATCCCGCCGCGAAAACCATCGAAGCTTACATGTCCGCTATGCAGAGTCAATGGACCTGGCTTCTTCAATTAACTCTTTGTCTAGAAGTCCATCTGAAACACGCAGCACAGAGTCAACAATTTTTCCGGGATGTTCAACAGGCTGAACAGTGGATCTCGAAGAGAGATGAATCACTCAACACCATTTATTCCCAATCAGAATTCTCCTTGGACGAGGGTGAACGTTTATTGAAGGGTATGCAAGAACTACGCGAAGAATTGAATAGTTACGGCGATCATGTGCAGAAACTGGTTGATCAAGCGAAGGACGTGGTTCCTATGAAGCAACGTCGACAGCCCGTGACACGACCTATGCAAGTTACATGTGTCTGCAGCTACAAACAAGTTAAT ATGTCGATTGAGAAGGGCGAACAATGTACGTTATACGACAACTCTGGTAGGATAAAATGGCGCGTAAAGAATCAAGAGGGCGTCGAGTCCCCTGTTCCAGGCGTCTGCTTTGCTCTTCAGCCACCTGACAAGGATGCTCTCGATGCTGCAGAAAGATTGCGACGACAATATGACCGAAGTGTTGGATTATGGCAACGGAAACAGCTTCGATTACGACAAAACATGATTTTCGCGACCATCAAAGTGGTCAAAGGCTGGGATCTACCGCAGTTCTTGGCTATGGGCCAGGATCAGAGAACTGCTATCAGAAAAGCCTTAAACGAGGATGCTGAGAAATTGCTGTCCGAGGGCGACCCTGCTGATCCACAATTGAGGCGACTGAAGCGAGAAACGGCCGAAGTGAACAAATTGTTTGATGAACTAGAGAAACGTGCCAGAGCGGAGGAAGAGTCAAAGAACGCGGGACGTATTTTCAACGAACAGATTTCTGCCATTCAAGAAGCATTAGACGAAGCAGAGAGAGTTCTGAACACTCGCATAGCTGCGCCATTGCCGAGAGACATCGACAGCTTAGAACATCTGGTTCTGCAACACAAAGATTTTGAACAAACTCTCAAACGTCAAACGCCAGATCTAGATAAAGTTCAACAAACTTTCCGTGGTATTACTTTGAAGACTCCAGCCATGAGAAACAAGCTCGACGCTGTTACCACCAAATGGACAAATATTTGGAACTCAAGCAATCTGTACATCGAGCGGCTAAAGTGTGTTGAGATCGTGCTTTCTAGTCTTGAGGAGAACACAACCTCGGTATCCGAATTGGAAGTGAAATTGGCGTCGTTTGACGAGCTGCCACCGGATCTGAAGGGATTACAGAATGTACTAGAAGATCTGATGGTGCTTCAAAATGCCATCTCTCAACAGCAAACTGCAATGGATAAACTGAACGAAGATACGCAGAACGCAAGACACGTTGTTGAAAAGTCGAGACCAAGTCATCGTGGCTCTCATTCTGATATGGATCGCTTAGACGATGAAGTGAACAAACTAAACTCCAGATGGACCAATCTATGTGCTCAGTTGGTTGAAAGAGTTCGCAGCGCGGAAGCAGCCTATGGCCTAGCTCAACAGTTAGAACATGCCTACCGTAACGAGGTCGACTTCATTGACGAATCGTACGAAAAACTCGAAGTGGAGAATGCGAAG AATCTATTGAACAAGGTGGTAGAACGAGCGCCGGCGATCGAAGCAGTAAATGTGACAGGCAGTCGATTGATTCGCGAAGGAAAG ATCTACGGACAAAGGCTTCGAGCGTTCACGGAACAGCTGGAAGATATCTGCCCGTCTTTGGATGCTTCGGTGAAAAAACCGCGACGAGAGTTCGTCTCAACGGTTGACGACGTCGCTCGTGATCTAGATACTCTGAACAAGAGGTACACCACGCTCGTGGATCTTCTTCAGGAACGGGTTACACAGCTGGCAGCGCAACAAACCGAGGAGACATCTCAACAG TTCCAGGAGGCTCTGGAGGGTCTTCAGAAATGGCTGACGGACACAGAGGAAATGGTATCCAACCAGAAATCACCATCATCGGATTACAACGTAGTCAAGGCGCAATTACAAGAGCAAAAATTCCTGAAGAAGATGCTAATGGACCAGCAAAACTCAATGTCCTCCTCGTACAATATGGGCCAAGAAGTGGCGGCTGAGGCGGAGCCTAAGGAACGGAAGAAGATCGAGAAACAACTGAAAGATTTGATGGCAAGATTTGATAATCTTACGGAAAGTGCTGCTAAGAGAATGGAAGCACTTGAACAAGCGATGGGAGTAGCGAAACAGTTCCAGGATAAACTGATACCACTTCAAACTTGGCTGGACAAGACCGAAAAACGCGTAAGAGATATGGAGTTGGTTCCAACGGACGAGGAAAAAATCCAGCAACGCGTTACCGAACACGATGGCCTTCACGAGGATATTCTGTCAAAGAAACCTGAATTCAGTGAACTTACAGAGGTTGCTAGTCAACTAATGTCTCTGGTAGGCGAAGATGAAGCCGCTGCTTTGGCTGACAAACTTCAGGATGCGGCTGATAGATACGCTGCATTGGTCGAACGATCGGAATCTCTTGGTAACTTGCTTCAACGTTCGAGACAGGGTTTACGTCATCTGGTACTCAGTTATCAAGAACTTCAGGCTTGGATGGAGGGTATGGAAATCAGATTGTCGAAATACAGAGTGCTGGCAGTGCATACGGAGAAGCTTCTTCAACAAATGGAAGACCTAGCTGACTTGACCGAAGAGGTTTCGACTCGACAGACAGAAGTAGACAGTACCACCGATACTGGATTGGAATTAATGAAACACATATCGAGCGACGAGGCGCTTCAATTGAAAGATAAACTCGATTCTTTGCAACGGCGATTTAATGATTTGGTTAGTCGAGGTTCCGACTTGCTGAAGCACGCGCAAGAGTCTCTTCCATTGGTGCAACAATTCCATGATAATCATAATCGTTTAATGGATTGGATGCAAGCTGCAGAATCGGCTCTGCAATCAGCCGAACCTCGCGAAGATGAAATTATTAGATTAGAAATGGAGATATCGGAATATAGACCAGTTCTAGACAAGATCAACGCCGTTGGACCGCAGTTGTCTCAGTTATCTCCGGGTGAAGGGGCAGCGACTATCGAAGCTCTAGTCACCAGAGACAACAGGAGATTCGCCGCCATTGCCGAGCAGATTCAACGAAAGGCTGAGAGGCTTCAGCTGAGTAAGCAACGTTCGCTGGAAGTGATCGGTGATATTGACGATTTACTAGAATGGTTCCATGAAGTGGATAATCAATTAAGGGAAGCAGAACCACCAAGCAGCGAACCGGAAATCATCAGGGTACAATTGAAGGAGCATAAAGCCTTGAACGACGACATATCCAGTCAGAAAGGACGTGTTAGGGATGTGATATCCACAGCAAAGAAGGTGATCCGTGAAAATGGTCAATACGAGGACAAATCTACGATCAGAGAAAATATGGAGGACTTACGAGAAACCATGGAAATTGTTTCCGGTCTTTCAATGGATAGACTCGGTGCTTTGGAACAAGCTTTGCCATTGGCTGAACATTTACGCGACACTCACATTGATTTAGTCAGCTGGTTAGAAGAGGCTGAACAACAAGTCGCAATGCTTCCTATGCCTGCGTTAAGACCCGATCTAATAGCCGCCCAACAGGACAAGAACGAGTTCCTCGTGCAGAGCATCAACGAACACAAACCTTTGGTCGAGAAGTTGAACAAAACTGGTGAAGCATTGTTGAAGCTGTGCAACGAAGAAGAAGGTATCAAAATACAGGACATATTGGAAGCAGACACCACTCGATATGCAGCCCTCAGAGCAGAACTTCGTGGTCGACAGCAGACTCTCGAACAGGCACTTCAGGAATCTTCTCAGTTCTCCGACAAGCTGGAAGGAATGCTGCGTGCTCTCTCATCAACTGCCGATCAAGTAAATGGCGCCGAACCGATCAGCGCTCATCCTGGTCGGTTAAGAGATCAGATGGAAGAGAATTCCGCTCTGGTCGACGAATTGGCTCAAAGATCCGAGGCCTATGCGGCTGTGAGGAGGGCCGCCGATGACGTGATCAGCAAGGCAGGTAACAGAGCTGATCCAGCCGTAAAGGACATCAAACGGAAGCTGGACAAATTGAACAAACTATGGAGCGACGTGCAAAAGTCGACGACCGACAGAGGTCAAACGTTAGACGAAGCTTTGGCGATCGCCGAAAAATTCTGGTCCGAGTTGAATGGCGTGATGTCTACTCTGCGAGAGCTTCAGGATGCTCTTGCTGGTCAGGCGCCACCAGCAGCTCAACCTGCTGCCATCCAACAGCAACAGGTTGCCTTGCAGGAGATTAGGCACGAAATCGACCAAACGAAACCAGATGTCGAGCAAGTACGAGCTTCTGGTCACGAGTTGATGGGTCTTTGTGGTGAGCCAGACAAACCAGATGTTAGAAAGCATATCGAAGATTTGGATCAAGCCTGGGATAATGTGACTGCCCTATATGCCAGAAGAGAGGAAAATCTGATCGATGCTATGGAGAAAGCCATGGAGTTCCACGAGACCTTGCAAAATCTTCTGGAGTTCCTACAAGAAGCCGAGGACAAGTTCTCCAGTATGGGACTGCTAGGAAGCGATATCGACGAAGTTAAAAAACAGATCAAACAATTGGCCAATTTCAAAGCCGAAGTAGATCCTCACATGGTCAAGGTCGAAGCTCTAAACAG ACAAGCTGCCGAACTGACAGAGAGAACGTCCTCGGAACAAGCTGCAGCCATCAAAGAACCGCTTGGTGCCGTTAACAGACGGTGGGACGGACTGCTTCGAGGCCTCGTGGAGAGGCAAAGGCTCTTGGAGAACGCGTTACTACGTCTAGGACAATTCCAGCATGCTCTAGACGAATTGCTGGTATGGATCGAGAAGACGGACGACACTTTGGACAACTTGAAGGCCGTGGCCGGTGATCCTCAAGTGATCGAAGTGGAATTAGCTAAACTGAAAGTACTTGTAAATGATATTCAAGCCCATCAGACCAGCGTGGACACTCTGAACGACGCTGGAAGACAGTTAATAGAGGATGGAAAGGGAACAGCCGAAGCTTCGACGACTGCTGAGAAATTGGGTACTTTGAATCGTCGTTGGCGCGATTTGTTGCAACGTGCTGCTGATCGTCAACGAGAATTGGAAGATGCGCTTAGAGAAGCGCAAACCTTTACGGCGGAGATACAGGACCTTTTGTCTTGGCTGGGTGATGTGGACAACACTATAGTAGCTTCAAAACCTGTTGGAGGATTGCCGGAAACAGCTTCAGAACAGTTAGAACGCTTTATGGAAGTGTACAACGAATTGGAACAAAATCGTTTGAAAGTTGAATCGGTTCTTCAACAAGGACAAGCGTACTTGAAGCGTGCTGATTCTACTAGTGCCGGTGGTCTGAATCACAACTTGAGGACTTTGAAACAACGATGGGATAATGTGACTGCTCGCGCAAGTGATAAAAAGATCAAGCTCGAGATCGCTCTGAAAGAGGCTACAGAGTTCCACGATGCACTTCAATCGTTTGTCGATTGGTTAACCAACGCGGAGAAGATTCTGACGAATCTGAAACCTGTGTCGAGGGTAATGGAAACTATCCTCGGACAGATAGAGGAACACAAAGCGTTTCAGAAGGACGTTGGAGTTCATCGTGAGACTATGCTGAACCTCGATAAGAAGGGCACGCATTTGAAATACTTTTCACAGAAACAGGACGTGATTCTAATCAAAAACTTGTTGATAAGTGTGCAACACAGATGGGAAAGAGTAGTTTCGAAGTCTGCAGAGAGAACCAGGGCTCTTGATCACGGATACAAAGAGGCCAGAGAATTCCACGATGCTTGGTCCAATATAATGAACTGGCTCGACGAAACGGAGAAAACTTTGGACGAGGTTGCCAGTGATGGCGCCCTTGGAGGAAATGATCCAGAGAAGATCAAGGCCAGACTGAATAAGCATCGTGAATTGCAGAAAGCTCTCAGCGCCAAACAGGGTACCTATGACGCAActatgaaaaatggaaaatcatTAAAAGACAAAGCGCCTAAAAGTGATGAATTTGCTTTGAAAGAACTTTTGAATGAGTTGAAGAACAAGTGGACCACTGTTTGTGGTAAGTGCGTGGATAGACAGAGGAAGCTCGAGGAAGCATTGTTGTTCTCGGGACAATTCAAGGACGCTATTCAGGCGTTGCTGGAATGGCTTAGTAAGTCTGAGAAGCAGCTGGCAGACACCGGTCCACTTTATGGCGACCTTGACACTGTAATGAATTTGGTTGAACAACATAAGACCTTCGAGAAGGATCTCGAATCCAGAGTCTCTCAGATGGAATCCGTAATCAAAACGGGTCGCGAGCTTCTTGCTAAGGCGACGCCTGATGATGCATCTGCTATAGGATCACAGCTtgctgaaataaataatctttggGACACGGTAACCAAGTTGTCCTCTGACAAGACTGAACGACTCCAAGAAGCCCTCAGAGAGGCTGAACGCCTTCACAAGGCAGTTCACGTACTTCTGGAGTGGCTGAGCGATGCTGAAATGAAGCTGAGATTTGCTGGACAGTTGCCGGAAGATGAACAGGAGAGCAGGAATCAGTTGATGGAACACGAAAAGTTCTTGCGTGAATTAAGCACcaaggaaattgaaaaagatcAAACTTTGGAGCTGGCTCACGTGATTCTTGCAAAGGCACACCCTGATGGAGCTTTGGTTATCAAACATTGGATCACGATTATTCAATCCAGATGGGAAGAGGTTTCCACCTGGGCCCAACAAAGGAATCAAAGATTGGAGAATCATATGCGAGGACTTCAG GACCTCGACAATCTTCTGGAAGAACTACTGTCATGGTTAGAAGGTTTGGAGAACACTCTCAACGCTCTTGAAGCTGAGCCTCTACCAGACGATAAAGCTACTTTAGAAATGCTGATTGTGGATCACAGAGAATTTATGGAGAACACCAGTCGAAGACAGAACGAAGTTGACCGCGTCTGTAAAGCCAGACAGATCAAATCTGCGAAAGATACGATGAAGATAACGAAGGCTAAGTCACCTGCCCCAAC CCGAGCCAGCCCAGGCCGTGAGAGAACGCCCGATTCGTTGCCGCACATCGGCCCACGGTTCCCACCCAAAGGAAG CAAAGGTGCCGAACCGGAGTTCCGTAGTCCGAGAGTAAAACTGCTGTGGGACAGGTGGAGACACGTTTGGATGTTGGCGTGGGAACGTCAACGTCGTTTACAGGataagtataattatatcCAAGAACTGGACCGTGTCGCAAACTTCAGCTGGGAGGATTGGCGCAAGAGA TTCCTGAAATTCATGAACCACAAAAAGTCCAGATTAACAGATCTCTTCAGGAAAATGGATAAGAATAACGACGGACTGATTCCACGCGAGGACTTCATTCAAGGAATCATGAACACTA AATTCGAGACTTCACGGTTAGAAATGGGAGCGGTCGCAGATTTGTTCGATCGCCACGGTGAAGGATTGATAGATTGGAAGGAATTCATCGCGGCTCTAAGACCAGACTGGGAGGAACgcagaacgtataacgacactGACAAGATTCACGATGAAGTAAAACGATTGGTGATGCTTTGTACTTGTCGCCAGAAATTCCGTGTATTTCAAGTTGGCGAAGGAAAATATAGG TTTGGAGACAGTCAGAAGTTGCGGTTGGTACGGATTCTACGATCGACCGTGATGGTACGAGTCGGTGGTGGATGGGTAGCATTGGacgaatttctattaaaaaatgatccTTGCCGCG TTTTTCTAATGCCGATACCGGACCCTAACAAACCGGAACAACATGAGGGTTGGTGTCCGCTCG CCAAGGGAAGAACGAATATCGAGCTGCGAGAACAATTCATATTGGCGGATGGCGTCAGCCAGACAATGACGGCGTTCAGATCGAAACCGAGCCCAACCTCGACGCTGCAGCGTACGCCAATCTCATCCGCGAATGCCGGACCCATCACCAAG GTGAGGGAACGCAGCGCTCGCAGCGTTCCCATGGGACAATCGCGAGCATCGCGCTCATCGTTGAGCGCCGGAACGCCGGACAGCCTAAGCGACAACGAGAGCTCTTTCAAGCTTGGCTCCGCCAGAAAAACAAGTACACCCTACAGAAGCTCTATGACACCGG GCGGTAGTCGACCATCCAGTAGGCCAACTTCGAGACCAACATCCAGACCAACCAGTAGACCCGGAAGTAGGCCCGCATCCAGGCAAGGAAGCAAACCACCGAGTCGCTATGGTTCCACACAGTCGTTAGATAGCACTG aTGATTCGACCAATGTGAGCCGCATTCCACGTAGAACGGCAGTGAGCACGACAGGGAATACTCCCACTTCTAGCAGACACAATAGCGTGTCAGGAAAGCGCTTATCGGTGAACGGTTCGAGTTCACGACCTCGAACGCCCACCGGCCTGGTTAGTCCTGCCAGTGGTGTTCCAGCGAG gTTTGGCACGATCCATAGAGCTTCGAGCATTCCAACCCTGACTGGTGTCGGCACACCGATCAG CCGTTCGAGGATCCCCGTATATGTGGGCACGGATATAAAATCCCCACAATCGACGACCAGCAATATTTCCACTCATTCTACGCAAAGCAACTACTCGACGGTTTCTACCGATTCTACCGG GAGCAGCTCGATGTGTACAAATTCAGCAACTAACACCTCGTCGGCCGTTAAGCGAGCTAG AACAAGGACACCGTCCAGTGGGTCGAGCACGCCACTGCCGCCTTCTTTGAAACTATCCAGGAAACCTTCTGGAGCATCGGATACGTCCGTATCGACCACACCGGCCACTAAACGAAAAGGCAAACCAACGCCGATCGACCAACGGGCGCCATTCCGATTGTAG